In Qingshengfaniella alkalisoli, a single genomic region encodes these proteins:
- a CDS encoding ABC transporter ATP-binding protein has protein sequence MANLALRDLRKSYGRSEVLHGIDLEVDDGEFVVFVGPSGCGKSTTLRLIAGLEEVTSGEVRIGDRMVNNLEPKQRDIAMVFQNYAIYPHMSVRKNIGFGLRTSKMAKNDKETRIDEVAALLGMTDLLDRKPSQLSGGQRQRVAIGRAMVRNPAVFLFDEPLSNLDAQLRTQMRLEIKKLHQRVGSTIVFVTHDQVEAMTMADRIVIMKDGHIQQIGTPAEVYHAPNNIFVAQFIGAPSMNLLSGRQEQGQVTLFNGASVPCTGEPASGAVTVGVRPEDLQPGSDGELQLEGIITVTEPLGAESLLYVDVDGHEVIASGPGRHAPEAGARIQLSARSENLHLFDTGTGEAIR, from the coding sequence TTGGCCAATCTTGCGTTGCGTGACCTGCGCAAATCTTATGGGCGGAGTGAGGTTCTCCACGGTATCGATCTGGAAGTGGACGATGGCGAGTTTGTCGTGTTTGTTGGCCCGTCGGGCTGTGGAAAATCCACCACGCTGCGTCTGATCGCCGGGCTGGAAGAAGTCACGTCCGGCGAGGTTCGTATCGGCGACAGGATGGTCAACAATCTGGAACCCAAGCAACGTGATATCGCGATGGTTTTCCAGAATTATGCAATCTATCCGCATATGTCGGTTCGCAAGAATATCGGCTTCGGGTTGCGCACGTCAAAAATGGCAAAGAACGACAAGGAAACCCGCATCGACGAGGTTGCCGCGCTTCTGGGTATGACTGACCTTCTGGACCGCAAACCATCCCAACTGTCGGGTGGCCAACGTCAACGCGTCGCGATCGGCAGGGCGATGGTGCGTAACCCGGCCGTCTTCTTGTTCGACGAACCGCTGTCCAATCTCGATGCTCAGTTGCGTACGCAAATGCGACTTGAGATCAAGAAGCTTCATCAACGCGTTGGCAGTACGATTGTTTTTGTCACGCATGATCAGGTCGAAGCGATGACGATGGCGGATCGTATTGTCATCATGAAGGACGGGCATATTCAGCAGATCGGCACACCGGCAGAAGTCTATCACGCACCCAACAACATTTTTGTCGCGCAGTTTATAGGCGCGCCATCGATGAACCTGCTGTCTGGCCGGCAGGAACAGGGACAAGTGACGCTGTTCAACGGCGCGTCGGTGCCTTGCACTGGGGAACCTGCATCGGGCGCTGTAACGGTCGGGGTGCGCCCCGAAGATCTTCAACCGGGCAGTGACGGCGAACTTCAGCTGGAGGGGATCATCACCGTCACCGAACCATTGGGCGCGGAATCCCTGCTGTATGTCGATGTGGATGGGCACGAGGTCATAGCGTCCGGGCCGGGCCGCCATGCCCCTGAGGCCGGTGCGCGCATCCAGCTTTCGGCGCGCAGCGAAAACCTGCATTTGTTTGACACAGGCACGGGTGAGGCAATCCGTTGA
- the argH gene encoding argininosuccinate lyase: MKDSSIFPDPVYSDTVLEPLFEGVKRHYADHMAAINRAHLVMLVETGILNAGQGAQIATALDGIDTEIDLDALRYTGEYEDYFFLVEAELKRRVGPDLGGMLHTARSRNDIDHTVFKMALRARADEFIGLSVALAETVLSKAKVERDTLIVAYTHGQPAQPTTFGHYLNAALEVLLRDIDRLMAARTALDHCPMGAAAITTSGFPIDRVRVAQLLGFHEPLVNSYGCIASVDYITGFYSAMRLLFVHLGRVVQDLAFWSAFEVGQLYVPNALVQISSIMPQKRNPVPIEHMRHLASTTAGRCNTIIDTMHNTPFTDMNDSEGEVQQAGYAAFDTGGRVLKLLERFIGSVSVNADRVSANGDAACVTITELADTLVRTDGLSFRQAHEVAALTARDVIGRSAPLRDGFDAFQAAFADTTGREATLTQAAFAEAVSMSAFVARRTCVGGPAPAPMNAAFEQYAAALQNYRAAIGETNERLAAASATLQSAFTKLKES, translated from the coding sequence ATGAAAGATTCATCGATTTTCCCGGATCCCGTTTATTCCGATACGGTACTTGAGCCACTGTTCGAAGGCGTCAAACGTCACTATGCGGACCACATGGCCGCAATCAATCGTGCGCATCTCGTTATGTTGGTCGAGACCGGTATTTTGAATGCGGGGCAGGGCGCACAAATTGCTACAGCGCTCGACGGAATTGACACCGAGATTGATTTGGATGCTCTGCGCTACACGGGCGAATACGAAGACTACTTTTTCCTGGTCGAAGCGGAACTGAAACGTCGCGTTGGGCCGGACCTTGGCGGCATGTTGCACACGGCGCGATCGCGCAATGACATCGATCATACCGTCTTCAAGATGGCGCTAAGAGCGCGCGCGGACGAGTTCATCGGGTTGTCGGTCGCTTTGGCCGAGACAGTGCTGAGCAAAGCGAAGGTCGAGCGCGACACCCTGATCGTCGCCTACACCCACGGCCAACCCGCGCAGCCGACCACCTTTGGCCACTATTTGAACGCCGCGCTGGAAGTGCTTTTGCGCGACATCGACAGGTTGATGGCGGCACGTACGGCGCTGGATCACTGCCCAATGGGCGCAGCTGCGATTACCACGTCGGGCTTTCCAATTGATCGCGTCCGCGTTGCTCAGCTGCTGGGCTTTCACGAGCCTTTGGTGAACTCCTACGGCTGCATCGCGTCGGTGGACTACATCACCGGGTTTTATTCCGCGATGCGCTTGCTGTTTGTGCATCTGGGGCGCGTTGTTCAGGACTTGGCTTTCTGGTCGGCCTTCGAGGTCGGTCAGCTTTATGTGCCTAATGCGTTGGTACAGATCAGTTCGATCATGCCGCAAAAGCGCAATCCCGTTCCAATTGAGCATATGCGTCATCTGGCCAGCACGACTGCGGGACGGTGCAACACGATCATCGATACAATGCACAATACCCCCTTTACGGATATGAATGACAGCGAAGGCGAGGTGCAGCAAGCTGGGTACGCCGCGTTTGACACCGGGGGCAGAGTGCTGAAACTGCTGGAACGATTTATCGGTTCCGTGTCGGTCAACGCCGATCGTGTGTCCGCCAATGGTGACGCCGCCTGTGTGACGATCACCGAACTTGCCGACACCTTGGTCCGCACGGATGGCTTGTCCTTCCGACAGGCACATGAAGTTGCAGCGCTCACTGCACGCGACGTGATCGGTCGTTCGGCTCCTCTGCGCGACGGGTTTGATGCATTCCAGGCAGCGTTTGCTGACACCACGGGGCGCGAGGCCACTCTGACGCAGGCCGCATTTGCAGAGGCTGTGTCCATGTCAGCTTTCGTCGCTCGCAGAACATGCGTTGGCGGTCCAGCCCCGGCCCCCATGAATGCAGCTTTTGAGCAATACGCGGCGGCGCTGCAGAACTATCGCGCCGCTATCGGAGAAACAAACGAACGTCTCGCGGCTGCATCAGCGACCCTGCAGTCCGCGTTCACCAAGTTGAAGGAGAGCTGA
- a CDS encoding carbohydrate ABC transporter permease: MSVAENIEIKASSDALLRGPSNAKKPRNIAQLIRWIILFAGGLLMVMPIAYMLATSFKFPFEVYNLNLIPEEPTIENYTYVLGDGRFYHWFWNSLLIATLTTVSNVFFDSLVGYTLCKFRFRGRYIVFIAILSTLMIPTEMLVIPWYLMSQQFGWLDTHWGIMFPGLMTAFGVFLMKQFFETVPDDFIEAARIDGLNEFQIWWTVALPLVRPALAALAIFVFLGNWTAFIWPLIVTNSQEMYTLPVGLTTFSVEQQVEWELIMTGAAISTLPTLIVFLIFQRFIIQGVVMAGLKG, encoded by the coding sequence ATGAGCGTAGCCGAGAATATCGAGATCAAAGCATCTTCTGATGCGCTTCTGCGTGGTCCCAGTAACGCAAAGAAGCCTCGCAACATAGCCCAGTTGATCCGCTGGATCATTCTGTTTGCCGGTGGCTTGCTGATGGTGATGCCGATTGCCTATATGCTGGCCACCTCGTTCAAGTTCCCGTTCGAGGTCTACAACCTTAACCTCATTCCCGAAGAACCGACCATTGAGAACTACACCTATGTTCTGGGTGACGGTCGGTTCTACCATTGGTTCTGGAACTCGCTTCTGATCGCGACGCTGACGACGGTGTCCAATGTCTTCTTCGACAGCCTTGTCGGCTATACGTTGTGTAAATTCCGCTTTCGTGGGCGCTACATCGTGTTCATCGCAATCCTGTCCACGCTGATGATCCCCACGGAGATGCTGGTGATCCCATGGTACCTGATGAGTCAGCAATTCGGATGGCTGGACACACATTGGGGCATCATGTTCCCCGGGCTGATGACGGCGTTTGGCGTGTTCCTGATGAAGCAGTTCTTTGAAACGGTGCCAGATGACTTCATCGAGGCCGCGCGGATCGATGGGCTGAACGAGTTCCAGATCTGGTGGACCGTTGCCCTGCCGCTGGTTCGTCCGGCCCTGGCGGCACTGGCCATTTTCGTCTTCCTTGGGAATTGGACCGCTTTCATCTGGCCGTTAATCGTCACCAACAGCCAGGAAATGTACACGCTCCCCGTCGGGTTGACGACCTTCTCGGTCGAGCAACAGGTGGAATGGGAACTCATCATGACGGGGGCGGCGATCTCGACCTTGCCCACGCTGATTGTCTTCCTGATCTTCCAGCGCTTCATCATTCAGGGTGTTGTGATGGCGGGGCTGAAGGGATGA
- a CDS encoding carbohydrate ABC transporter permease yields the protein MNFYSNLNIGQKRVLWAWGFLAVPIIFYTVVRFYPTANAILLSFQEWNLLGDRTWAGLENYATLASDPVFWKVFKNTFLYLILGTPISLIVAFTVAYHLDKVRFMHGTIRALYFLPFMTSAVAMAWVWRWFYQPVPIGLFNNFLATFGIPQIAFLNSTTNALPAILAPAVWAGLGFQIIIFMAGLRAIPATYYEAARIDGVSRWTVLFEITIPLLKPTIVFLVVFSSIGFLRIFDQVFNMTTNNPGGPLNSTKPLVLMIYDTAFNGYDMGYAAAQTVVLFTILLLVSLLQLYLLRDR from the coding sequence ATGAACTTTTACAGCAATCTGAACATCGGGCAGAAACGCGTCCTTTGGGCGTGGGGGTTTCTGGCGGTGCCCATCATTTTCTACACGGTTGTCAGATTCTATCCAACGGCCAATGCGATTTTGCTGTCGTTTCAGGAATGGAACCTTCTGGGTGATCGCACATGGGCGGGGTTGGAAAATTACGCCACGCTGGCAAGTGATCCCGTGTTCTGGAAAGTCTTCAAGAACACGTTCCTGTACCTGATCCTGGGAACTCCGATCAGCCTGATCGTTGCCTTTACGGTAGCCTATCACCTCGACAAGGTACGGTTTATGCACGGGACGATCAGGGCGCTCTACTTCCTGCCGTTCATGACCAGTGCGGTGGCGATGGCCTGGGTGTGGCGGTGGTTCTATCAGCCTGTCCCAATCGGGCTGTTCAACAACTTTCTGGCAACCTTTGGCATTCCGCAAATAGCTTTCCTGAATTCGACGACAAATGCGCTTCCGGCCATTCTGGCGCCTGCGGTTTGGGCGGGGCTGGGGTTCCAGATTATCATCTTCATGGCCGGCCTGCGGGCGATCCCCGCGACCTATTATGAAGCCGCACGCATCGATGGGGTGTCGCGCTGGACCGTGCTGTTCGAGATCACCATTCCCCTGCTGAAACCCACCATCGTTTTTCTGGTCGTGTTCTCGTCCATAGGATTTCTGCGGATATTCGATCAGGTCTTCAACATGACGACGAACAACCCCGGCGGGCCGCTCAACTCGACGAAGCCGCTCGTGCTGATGATCTACGACACGGCGTTTAACGGTTACGACATGGGCTATGCGGCGGCGCAAACGGTGGTGCTGTTCACCATCCTGTTGCTGGTCAGCTTGCTGCAACTCTATTTGTTGAGGGACCGCTGA
- a CDS encoding extracellular solute-binding protein: protein MTNLFKGAAGVSMAALLGTTPASAVEIEYWQYFFEARVTAMEQLIENFEDANPDITVKMNHFPYADYRTKVAAAIPAGEGPDVVQLFYGWLNDYVDAELIQPLPDDLFPAAQIEEEFFPMVSAMKQDGRYWALPTAVRSLALFYNERLFDDAGIENPPQTLEELVATAEKLTKKDGAGNLTQVGLTTGMTAQDHHWWREVLLRQFGGTPYSDDNRTVTYNDEAGQEALQWYVDLEQTHGVTESTFMDEPQAAFKAGRAGMHIDGSFRIGALNDTRGLKWGVAELPAGPNGDRYNYASYWVNAITSKAEGEKYDAAVKFMAYITSDEAMQIWLETVGELPAKPSAALTDENTGDAVYGPFIKGLEYANTTVFVNESAQRQAMTDMVSRIELQGQSVAESLAQAAEEEQKILDEYYSE from the coding sequence ATGACCAATTTATTTAAGGGTGCGGCTGGTGTCAGCATGGCGGCATTGCTGGGAACAACCCCGGCGAGCGCAGTGGAAATCGAATACTGGCAGTACTTCTTCGAGGCGCGCGTCACAGCGATGGAACAGCTGATCGAAAACTTCGAGGACGCGAACCCCGACATCACCGTGAAAATGAACCATTTTCCTTATGCGGATTATCGGACCAAGGTTGCGGCGGCCATTCCGGCGGGTGAGGGGCCAGATGTGGTGCAGTTGTTCTACGGCTGGTTGAACGATTATGTGGACGCGGAACTGATCCAACCGCTGCCCGACGATCTGTTCCCGGCAGCCCAGATCGAAGAAGAGTTCTTCCCGATGGTGTCAGCCATGAAGCAAGACGGTCGGTACTGGGCTTTGCCCACCGCAGTTCGCTCGCTCGCCTTGTTTTACAACGAACGCTTGTTTGACGATGCCGGAATTGAAAACCCACCGCAGACGCTGGAGGAACTTGTCGCCACTGCCGAAAAGCTAACCAAGAAAGACGGGGCGGGAAATCTGACGCAGGTTGGTCTGACAACGGGCATGACCGCGCAGGACCATCACTGGTGGCGCGAAGTACTGCTGCGCCAGTTCGGCGGTACGCCCTATTCGGACGACAACCGCACTGTCACTTACAATGACGAGGCCGGACAAGAAGCGCTGCAATGGTATGTTGATCTGGAACAGACGCATGGGGTGACAGAATCTACGTTCATGGATGAACCGCAAGCCGCGTTCAAAGCGGGACGTGCGGGCATGCATATCGATGGCTCGTTCCGGATTGGTGCGCTCAATGACACGCGAGGCCTGAAGTGGGGCGTAGCAGAACTTCCGGCTGGACCGAATGGAGATCGTTACAACTATGCCTCCTACTGGGTGAATGCGATCACGAGTAAGGCTGAAGGCGAGAAGTACGATGCAGCTGTCAAATTCATGGCGTACATCACCTCGGACGAGGCCATGCAAATCTGGCTGGAAACAGTTGGCGAACTGCCCGCGAAGCCCTCTGCCGCGCTGACCGATGAAAACACGGGCGATGCGGTATATGGTCCGTTCATCAAAGGGTTAGAATACGCGAACACGACCGTGTTTGTGAATGAAAGTGCGCAGCGGCAGGCCATGACGGATATGGTCAGCCGGATCGAGTTGCAGGGGCAGTCGGTGGCGGAGAGCCTTGCTCAAGCGGCCGAAGAGGAACAGAAGATTCTCGACGAATACTACTCGGAATGA
- a CDS encoding ROK family transcriptional regulator, whose protein sequence is MTTPRHIAGSNAERTKRHNQRVVLGQIRAAGELGRAEIARNSGLSIQTVSNIIADLQNAGMLLETGRKPARRGLPATQYAINPNGSVALGVEIRPDTMFAALLNLEGRDLARRRVRLRTHDLNEISAMIAQLAEDMMTEANLHAGKLLGAGIVLPGPFGKTGIAGPETELIEWSGTDAPQKLVQDLPFPVTIENDANAAAIGERILGAAKGLGTYAYLYFGAGLGLGVVERGHLIRGVHGNAGEIGHVPVPSDGQLVSLETIASRVALFRTLGAQGIHVETGEELAQVFSDTPTVMNPWLDNAAAALGFALHFVENLYDPETIILGGAMPDNIVNALICRIDPPARSVANRADRSHPRLICGASGRLTATYGAASLVIDRCFTPHLPEAEPFASA, encoded by the coding sequence ATGACGACACCCAGACACATTGCAGGCTCGAATGCCGAACGAACGAAGCGCCACAACCAGCGGGTTGTTCTGGGCCAGATCCGAGCGGCTGGCGAGCTGGGCCGTGCCGAGATCGCGCGCAACTCCGGTCTTAGCATTCAGACGGTCAGCAATATAATTGCCGACCTACAGAACGCCGGTATGTTGCTGGAAACCGGGCGCAAACCCGCCCGGCGCGGCCTTCCCGCAACCCAATATGCAATCAACCCGAATGGATCTGTTGCACTAGGTGTCGAGATCAGGCCCGACACTATGTTCGCGGCATTGCTCAATTTGGAGGGCCGAGATCTGGCGCGCCGGCGAGTGCGGCTGCGCACACATGATCTGAACGAAATCAGTGCCATGATTGCGCAATTGGCAGAAGACATGATGACCGAGGCAAACCTGCACGCCGGTAAACTTCTTGGTGCAGGGATCGTTTTGCCGGGACCCTTCGGAAAGACCGGAATCGCCGGTCCAGAGACCGAGCTAATTGAATGGTCCGGGACTGACGCGCCGCAAAAACTGGTGCAGGATCTGCCCTTCCCCGTCACCATCGAAAATGATGCCAACGCGGCGGCAATTGGCGAGCGTATTCTGGGTGCTGCCAAGGGACTGGGCACCTATGCCTACCTGTATTTCGGCGCGGGTCTCGGCCTAGGCGTGGTGGAGCGCGGCCATCTGATCCGCGGCGTCCATGGAAACGCTGGCGAAATCGGTCATGTGCCAGTTCCATCAGACGGCCAGTTGGTATCACTCGAAACAATCGCCAGCCGCGTCGCCCTTTTCCGCACCCTTGGAGCGCAGGGCATTCACGTGGAAACCGGCGAAGAACTAGCGCAAGTTTTCAGCGACACCCCAACCGTGATGAACCCATGGCTGGATAACGCCGCCGCCGCCTTAGGCTTCGCCCTGCATTTCGTTGAAAATCTGTACGACCCGGAGACGATTATCCTTGGAGGGGCGATGCCCGACAACATCGTCAACGCACTGATTTGCCGTATCGATCCGCCTGCCCGATCGGTGGCCAATCGTGCAGACCGTTCGCATCCACGACTGATTTGCGGTGCGTCTGGTCGTCTGACTGCCACTTACGGCGCGGCATCGCTTGTGATTGACCGTTGTTTCACCCCTCACCTGCCAGAAGCCGAGCCCTTCGCAAGCGCTTAA
- a CDS encoding PIG-L family deacetylase: MPLTDRDRISRAASKPRIVDLWNALQSLKSLVSFMNSGAHPDDEISAMLAALRLRDGVSVSVACANRGEGGQNDIGTEATRDLGTLRTAEMEKSAAVLDIHLYWLSEHPDDTIFDFGFSKSGVETLAKWGRQRTLTRFVEIVRTERPDILCPTFLDVPGQHGHHRAMTQLAHEIMDAAADPGFQGVDLPVWQVAKLYLPAWSGTGSSYDDEVPPPPATVVVDGLGHDPVSGWTWEQTGQQSRWYHATQGMGHWIAEGQERNWPLHLVRSEVGDAETTIMHGLPSSLADLGEAASLSTAQLAIDAAINAFPNRAEIRKHAFAALAAIDASRSDVPPEHQHRLARKRQQLSKIIYLASELQVSAALENDVLRPGDQTGVMIEYRPDSDLTADVSMQLPGGWHSDGNQLTVSDTAPPTDPYPTEWDPHAPSLPALRISMHDCDTRADVHIPLDVPPVILPTHSVHVDPTAAIVNLSRETRRIELKLRDLQPAGAGLTADLPAGWTSKITDDRLEIELPDDVNAGRYEIPLSLDGHPISFVRHIAYPHIDPRMRSWPAVIQIAAAHITLPDTRIAYVGGGNDRVPYWLRMIGLNVTELDDTALSNPETLAAFDTLLIGLFAFRTRPTLSTVRDRLQSWVKQGGNLVTLYHRPRDNWDPDHTPPKRIEIGQPSLRWRVTDETAAVTMLARDHPLMTTPNRIDDIDWTGWDKERGLYFAKSWDTAYTPLLSMNDPDESPHEGALLSARIGRGRHTHCALVLHHQMENLVPGAFRLMANLLSA; encoded by the coding sequence GTGCCTTTGACCGATCGTGATCGTATTTCGCGTGCCGCATCCAAACCACGCATTGTTGATCTTTGGAACGCCTTGCAGTCGTTGAAAAGCCTCGTCTCGTTCATGAACTCAGGTGCGCACCCCGATGATGAAATATCCGCCATGCTGGCAGCGTTGAGGTTGCGTGACGGGGTGTCGGTTTCTGTGGCCTGCGCCAATAGAGGCGAAGGCGGGCAAAACGACATCGGTACAGAAGCGACCCGCGATCTGGGAACTCTGCGAACAGCCGAAATGGAAAAGTCTGCAGCGGTGCTCGACATACACCTCTACTGGCTGTCGGAACATCCCGACGATACGATCTTTGATTTCGGCTTTTCCAAGTCCGGTGTCGAAACGCTGGCCAAGTGGGGCCGTCAACGCACGCTGACACGTTTTGTCGAGATCGTCCGAACAGAGCGCCCCGATATCCTGTGCCCCACTTTTCTGGACGTCCCGGGGCAACACGGACACCACCGCGCCATGACCCAGCTTGCCCATGAGATCATGGACGCCGCAGCGGATCCGGGTTTTCAGGGCGTCGATCTGCCGGTCTGGCAAGTTGCCAAACTCTATCTACCCGCCTGGTCCGGCACAGGCAGTTCTTATGACGATGAAGTTCCGCCACCGCCAGCCACCGTGGTTGTGGATGGTCTCGGACATGATCCGGTCTCAGGCTGGACGTGGGAGCAGACCGGCCAACAATCGCGTTGGTACCACGCCACGCAGGGGATGGGGCATTGGATCGCCGAGGGGCAGGAACGCAACTGGCCCCTTCATCTGGTACGCTCTGAAGTCGGTGATGCCGAGACAACGATCATGCACGGCTTACCTTCCTCGCTTGCAGATCTGGGTGAAGCCGCGTCACTTAGTACCGCTCAACTCGCAATAGACGCGGCGATCAACGCCTTTCCGAACCGCGCGGAAATCCGGAAGCACGCCTTCGCGGCGCTGGCCGCAATTGATGCGTCCAGATCCGACGTACCGCCTGAACATCAGCATCGTCTCGCACGAAAACGCCAGCAACTGTCAAAGATTATCTATCTGGCGTCGGAGTTGCAGGTGTCTGCCGCGCTGGAAAACGATGTGCTGCGCCCCGGCGATCAGACGGGTGTGATGATAGAATACCGCCCAGATTCAGACCTCACGGCGGATGTATCGATGCAGCTGCCGGGTGGCTGGCACAGCGATGGCAACCAGCTGACGGTGTCAGACACCGCGCCGCCAACCGACCCATATCCGACTGAATGGGATCCACACGCACCGTCTCTGCCCGCGCTACGTATCAGCATGCACGACTGCGATACGCGGGCAGATGTCCATATCCCCCTCGACGTGCCGCCAGTGATCCTGCCTACGCACTCGGTCCATGTCGATCCCACCGCTGCCATCGTCAATCTGTCCCGCGAGACCCGCCGGATCGAATTGAAGCTTCGTGACCTACAGCCGGCGGGTGCTGGGCTGACCGCCGATCTGCCAGCAGGATGGACCAGTAAGATCACTGACGACAGGCTGGAGATCGAACTGCCCGACGATGTAAATGCCGGGCGTTATGAAATCCCGCTATCCCTGGATGGCCACCCTATCAGTTTCGTGCGGCATATTGCTTATCCACATATCGATCCTCGGATGCGGAGCTGGCCCGCGGTCATTCAGATCGCAGCGGCACACATCACATTGCCGGATACGAGGATCGCGTATGTGGGCGGTGGCAATGATCGTGTGCCGTATTGGTTGCGTATGATTGGACTCAACGTAACCGAACTCGATGATACCGCATTGTCGAACCCCGAAACGCTCGCGGCCTTCGATACCCTGCTGATCGGCCTGTTCGCCTTTCGCACGCGCCCGACCTTGTCGACCGTACGTGATCGGCTTCAGAGTTGGGTCAAACAAGGTGGCAACCTCGTGACGCTATATCATCGCCCACGAGACAACTGGGATCCCGACCACACCCCTCCAAAACGGATCGAAATCGGGCAGCCCTCTCTGCGCTGGCGCGTGACAGATGAAACGGCTGCGGTCACAATGCTTGCGCGGGATCATCCGCTTATGACAACGCCGAACCGCATCGACGATATCGATTGGACAGGATGGGACAAGGAGCGCGGGCTTTATTTCGCCAAGTCATGGGACACCGCCTACACGCCCTTGCTCAGCATGAACGACCCCGATGAGTCCCCCCACGAGGGCGCCCTGCTTTCGGCTCGAATAGGGCGAGGCAGACACACGCATTGCGCTTTGGTTTTGCACCATCAGATGGAAAACCTGGTGCCAGGCGCATTCAGGTTGATGGCAAATCTACTGTCCGCCTAA
- a CDS encoding ABC transporter substrate-binding protein, with amino-acid sequence MIAQLQKSSALGLVLAVGSLQAVSAEVAVEFWHSFGGASGEALTQIIENFEAENPDIAIDAQEIGNYNDIVAKLQAAIPAQRAPDAVIMEVTRYGLFADRGVLLDLTSYLDADPLKDELFDFAREVGVFDGKNYIVPFNSSTPVLYYNKAIFEKAGISEAPELVTYDDLLAVAQQVTDALGDEGISGIAAPGQFARWGLIMDNDSDLIDSVSGEILIDAPNTIEAYEFMASLVHEHQVASPDGVTKENNGRDAFLAGKVGMMINSTGNYAQAQASLGDDLAVVPMPCNKTCAVPIGGAGIGILASAEQEVQDAAYKFISFAASAESNAIWFDKTGYMPINKGTTSQAVAADALRSKPGIDVAIKQLDFARGRPRPPVVTWMRATEYDMWQAMALGQREVEETLTEFADRTRLEADRLTN; translated from the coding sequence TTGATCGCACAATTGCAGAAATCATCCGCTTTGGGGCTCGTGCTCGCAGTTGGTTCTCTACAGGCGGTATCCGCCGAGGTTGCCGTGGAGTTCTGGCATAGCTTTGGCGGCGCGTCGGGCGAAGCCCTTACGCAGATTATCGAGAATTTCGAAGCAGAGAATCCCGATATCGCAATCGACGCGCAGGAAATCGGGAACTACAACGACATCGTCGCCAAGCTTCAGGCCGCTATTCCAGCACAACGCGCGCCGGACGCGGTGATCATGGAAGTTACTCGCTACGGTCTTTTTGCTGACCGCGGTGTGTTGCTTGATCTGACAAGCTATCTGGATGCTGACCCTCTGAAAGACGAACTGTTCGATTTTGCGCGCGAAGTCGGCGTGTTCGACGGCAAGAACTATATCGTACCCTTCAATTCATCGACGCCTGTTCTCTATTACAACAAGGCCATATTCGAAAAGGCGGGCATTTCCGAAGCGCCGGAACTGGTTACATATGACGACCTGCTGGCGGTCGCACAACAAGTTACCGATGCGTTGGGCGATGAGGGCATCTCCGGCATCGCTGCACCTGGCCAGTTCGCACGCTGGGGCTTGATCATGGACAACGACAGCGACTTGATAGACAGCGTGTCTGGCGAAATCCTGATCGACGCGCCCAACACGATCGAGGCATATGAATTCATGGCCTCGCTGGTTCACGAGCATCAAGTCGCCTCGCCGGATGGTGTGACCAAAGAGAACAATGGTCGCGATGCATTTCTTGCCGGCAAGGTCGGTATGATGATCAACTCCACCGGAAACTACGCTCAAGCGCAGGCTTCCCTTGGCGACGATCTGGCCGTCGTTCCCATGCCGTGCAACAAGACCTGTGCGGTGCCGATCGGCGGCGCCGGAATAGGTATTCTGGCGAGCGCGGAGCAAGAAGTACAGGATGCAGCATACAAGTTCATCAGCTTCGCGGCATCGGCTGAATCGAATGCAATCTGGTTCGACAAGACGGGTTACATGCCGATCAACAAAGGCACGACGTCGCAAGCGGTTGCCGCAGACGCGCTACGCAGCAAGCCCGGCATCGATGTCGCCATCAAACAGCTGGATTTCGCACGTGGACGTCCGCGTCCACCGGTCGTCACGTGGATGCGCGCGACGGAATACGACATGTGGCAGGCAATGGCGCTGGGTCAGCGCGAAGTCGAAGAGACGCTGACGGAGTTCGCAGATCGCACGCGGCTTGAAGCGGATCGTTTGACGAACTGA